In a genomic window of Methanosarcina horonobensis HB-1 = JCM 15518:
- the cobS gene encoding adenosylcobinamide-GDP ribazoletransferase: MNSYLLAFKSGFGFLSTIPVGISMEGIDELMKKIYFYPVVGAVLGLLIGIISYIGQLIFPDSVLAALIMGIVYYFTGFNHLDGVTDMGDGFMAHGSREKKIKALKDTTLGTGGVAFGMLVLLAFYSSIRSVQEEGITAFGSNLPLLMFASMFIAEVSAKQSMLTIAAFGKPLPRPKEQTYPGLGEMTINGATRKNYLIGFIFGAVVCFLPFGLIGLLPYLAACISALVLLNRSYAHFGGLNGDGIGTANEIGRITALIVIAVLLKLSSNTGGLEWTLL; this comes from the coding sequence TTTTGGCTTCCTGTCCACGATCCCTGTAGGAATCAGTATGGAAGGGATCGACGAACTCATGAAAAAGATCTATTTTTACCCTGTAGTGGGAGCCGTACTCGGGCTTCTGATAGGGATAATTTCATATATAGGACAGCTTATATTTCCGGATTCTGTCCTGGCAGCTCTTATCATGGGAATCGTATATTACTTTACAGGCTTTAACCACCTTGATGGAGTCACGGACATGGGAGATGGCTTTATGGCCCACGGATCCCGTGAGAAAAAGATCAAAGCCTTAAAAGACACAACCCTCGGGACAGGAGGAGTTGCTTTCGGCATGCTTGTACTGCTCGCCTTTTACAGTTCCATAAGATCTGTGCAGGAAGAAGGAATTACCGCTTTTGGTTCAAACCTTCCGCTCCTTATGTTTGCATCCATGTTTATAGCGGAAGTCAGCGCCAAGCAGTCTATGTTAACAATTGCAGCTTTTGGAAAACCGCTCCCACGGCCGAAGGAGCAGACTTACCCTGGCCTGGGAGAAATGACAATAAACGGAGCAACTCGAAAAAATTACCTGATAGGATTTATTTTCGGAGCGGTTGTATGCTTCCTGCCCTTTGGGCTAATAGGACTGCTTCCATATCTTGCAGCATGCATCTCTGCTCTGGTACTCCTTAACAGGAGTTATGCCCACTTTGGAGGCTTAAACGGCGACGGAATCGGTACGGCTAACGAGATTGGAAGGATAACTGCCCTGATTGTTATCGCAGTTCTCCTCAAACTTTCATCAAACACCGGAGGTTTAGAATGGACGCTATTGTAA
- a CDS encoding NTP transferase domain-containing protein gives MDAIVMAGGFGQRLGMGEKPCVELLGKPLITYVIDTLRSAKNIDRVFVAVSPVTPKTEIMIQERYKGEVQVIRTFGGNYVGDMIHAVETANTTGPVMIIMSDLPLINPELIDSVIEKYREEGKPALSVYVPINVCKGAGTRPDTVFNKDGKLIVPAGVNILDSSQIRNEQEDFNLILDNPRLAINVNTVKDLQRCKDLLQCSN, from the coding sequence ATGGACGCTATTGTAATGGCAGGAGGGTTCGGGCAGAGGCTTGGGATGGGGGAAAAGCCCTGCGTTGAACTGCTCGGAAAGCCGCTCATTACCTATGTAATAGATACCCTTAGATCTGCAAAAAATATAGACCGCGTTTTCGTAGCGGTCTCCCCTGTTACCCCGAAAACCGAAATTATGATCCAGGAACGCTATAAAGGAGAGGTTCAGGTAATCAGGACCTTTGGCGGGAACTATGTAGGAGACATGATTCACGCAGTGGAAACTGCAAATACGACAGGTCCGGTAATGATTATCATGTCCGATCTACCTTTGATAAATCCTGAACTTATTGATTCGGTAATCGAGAAGTACAGGGAAGAAGGAAAACCTGCACTTTCCGTTTATGTCCCTATCAATGTCTGCAAAGGAGCAGGGACCAGGCCTGATACTGTATTTAACAAGGATGGAAAACTTATCGTGCCCGCGGGAGTAAATATCCTTGACAGTTCTCAAATCAGGAACGAACAGGAAGACTTTAATCTCATACTTGATAATCCCAGACTAGCAATAAACGTAAATACCGTTAAAGACCTGCAGCGCTGCAAAGATTTGCTGCAGTGCTCAAACTAA